In the Candidatus Saccharibacteria bacterium oral taxon 488 genome, one interval contains:
- a CDS encoding DUF3459 domain-containing protein — protein MKTWHDVASLYQIYPRSFRDTNGDGIGDLNGITEKLDYLAWLGVDAIWISPFFVSPMTDFGYDIADYRAIDPTFGGLEDFQKLLEKAHTLDIKVMIDLVPCHTSDQHPWFQEARSSRDNPRRDYYVWRDGWDGKEPNNWRSLSGGSSWEFDEQTDQFYLHSFLKTQPDLNWDNPAVRDEIKNVVRFWFNMGVDGMRVDAIWGISKDPEFGNDSPNPDFHSDPEAYGAFIHDHCKMGPHFQEYLHELASVCDEYDDKQMVFEFYPDEKLGDIYQQYHKVLTAHPKASAFFMEYRQDEWHAEHVGQKIENYLQAADSAKPFFCVGNHDQPRIASRLGTERARALHFLNLLTPGVSVMYYGDEIGMTNGELTTEDIQDNFSPAHSTIDSRDLERTPMQWDDTQFAGFSSVQPWLPVHANATKTNILTQAMHPDSLLHLHRRLLHLRRSMPVLQHGTLEVINAGNGFVLGIKRELGSERAYIYINFADAPQHFFIPEHTEIIASTRPHRSIIRKNGQLTIPSHCGILLLHKGKWLNSRP, from the coding sequence ATGAAGACTTGGCACGATGTCGCTTCTCTGTATCAGATTTATCCGCGTAGTTTCCGGGATACTAATGGTGATGGAATTGGCGATTTGAATGGCATTACCGAAAAGCTGGATTATTTGGCGTGGCTGGGGGTTGACGCGATTTGGATTTCGCCGTTCTTCGTCTCGCCGATGACCGACTTTGGCTATGATATTGCTGACTACCGAGCGATCGATCCGACATTTGGCGGGCTAGAGGATTTTCAAAAATTACTAGAAAAAGCCCACACCCTCGACATCAAAGTCATGATCGACCTCGTTCCCTGCCACACGTCTGATCAGCATCCGTGGTTTCAGGAAGCGCGGTCATCGCGCGACAATCCCAGGCGTGATTATTATGTCTGGCGTGATGGGTGGGATGGCAAGGAGCCAAACAATTGGCGAAGTTTATCGGGCGGCAGTTCGTGGGAGTTTGATGAACAGACTGACCAGTTTTATCTCCATTCGTTCCTGAAAACACAGCCGGATTTGAATTGGGATAATCCTGCGGTTCGTGATGAAATAAAAAATGTAGTGCGATTTTGGTTTAATATGGGCGTGGACGGCATGCGAGTTGACGCGATTTGGGGTATTTCTAAAGATCCGGAGTTTGGCAATGATTCGCCAAATCCTGATTTTCACAGCGATCCTGAAGCTTACGGCGCATTCATTCACGACCACTGTAAAATGGGGCCGCATTTTCAAGAATATCTGCATGAGCTGGCGTCAGTTTGCGATGAATATGACGATAAGCAGATGGTGTTTGAATTTTATCCGGATGAAAAGTTGGGTGATATTTACCAGCAGTACCACAAGGTTCTGACGGCCCACCCGAAGGCGTCGGCATTCTTTATGGAATATCGCCAGGACGAGTGGCACGCGGAGCATGTTGGACAGAAGATCGAGAATTATCTGCAGGCGGCAGATTCAGCCAAGCCGTTTTTCTGCGTCGGCAATCACGATCAGCCGCGCATTGCCTCGCGGCTCGGGACAGAGCGAGCGCGGGCCTTGCATTTTCTCAACCTGCTTACGCCGGGCGTCAGCGTGATGTACTACGGTGATGAGATTGGCATGACCAATGGCGAATTGACTACTGAGGATATTCAGGATAATTTTAGCCCTGCTCATTCTACTATAGACAGCCGCGACCTGGAGCGCACGCCGATGCAATGGGATGATACGCAGTTTGCTGGATTCTCAAGCGTACAGCCGTGGCTGCCCGTTCACGCCAACGCGACCAAAACCAATATCCTGACACAGGCCATGCACCCTGACTCACTCCTACATCTACACCGACGGCTGCTTCACCTGCGGCGGAGTATGCCAGTATTGCAGCACGGCACGCTTGAAGTGATCAACGCTGGTAATGGATTTGTTCTCGGTATCAAACGAGAGCTGGGCAGCGAGCGGGCTTATATTTATATTAACTTCGCTGATGCACCACAACATTTTTTTATCCCAGAACATACCGAGATCATCGCCTCAACCCGCCCTCACCGCTCTATTATCAGAAAAAACGGGCAGCTCACAATTCCTAGTCATTGCGGAATACTGCTACTTCATAAGGGTAAGTGGCTAAATTCTAGACCATAA
- the rsmD gene encoding 16S rRNA (guanine(966)-N(2))-methyltransferase RsmD — MRVKLIAGKFGGRFIQAPPGSTTHPMGERVRLAMFNSLGEMVCGARVLDAFAGSGAIGLEALSRGAESVVFVERDRVAQRVIAENISTVGINENTIVIKTTVSNWLESMSVTEEFDLIFADPPYHNPQFSTVSRLMGLLKPGGHMILSHSGIGEVPIQNGIVVVDNRSYGGAHLTRFLRLK; from the coding sequence GTGCGCGTTAAACTCATCGCTGGTAAATTTGGCGGACGATTTATCCAGGCGCCGCCAGGCTCGACGACGCATCCCATGGGTGAGCGGGTGCGCTTAGCAATGTTTAATTCATTGGGTGAAATGGTTTGCGGCGCGCGGGTGTTGGATGCTTTTGCTGGCTCCGGTGCGATTGGTTTGGAGGCGCTCAGCCGCGGCGCTGAGTCGGTAGTTTTCGTGGAGCGAGATCGAGTTGCCCAGCGGGTCATTGCCGAAAATATCAGTACCGTGGGCATCAACGAAAATACTATTGTAATAAAAACAACGGTATCAAATTGGCTGGAAAGCATGAGCGTAACAGAGGAGTTTGATCTTATTTTTGCCGATCCACCATACCACAACCCGCAGTTTTCCACAGTCTCACGACTGATGGGACTTCTCAAACCGGGTGGACATATGATATTATCACACTCAGGAATAGGTGAGGTGCCAATTCAGAACGGAATTGTTGTGGTGGACAATCGTAGTTATGGGGGTGCGCACCTCACCCGGTTCCTACGATTGAAATAA
- the recG gene encoding ATP-dependent DNA helicase RecG — MKLTTPLAHIKGVGPKTAQALAAAGLETVADALDFLPRAYDDYSAAVNIADLQPGKVTVRARCESISTRIARRGLRITTAVLADDSGKVKAVWFNQPYRESQLRSDTGFMFSGQFGMQYNSYQISNPSVELAKQTDTSDAQHASGIHPVYKSIKNLRPKTVQDVLKHLRPIMEFLPETLPEYIVRRQKLVSRAEAVKFLHAPNNHQEITRGRERLAFEELFEMILAAQLNKQEQTKLTGWRIPFNQPVVKQFVEQLPFPLTNAQRRAAWQILQDLESEHPMNRLLQGDVGSGKTAVAGLVAAEVAQAGFQTAIMAPTEILAAQHAKTLDELLSPFGVSVALLTGHVKGAARRQLLDNLANGNINVVVGTHALIQEKVAYHKLGFVVIDEQHRFGVKQRQALLQKADYMPHLLSMTATPIPRSLALTLYGELDISILDELPAGRQPIETKIWSPASAPKLYETIDAEIAKGRQAYVICPLIDDNPDNDKKSVEAEYHKLAKTMFRHRHVGLLHGKLPPEEKATVMQQFADGELDMLVSTTVVEVGVNVPNATVMLIENADHFGLSQLHQLRGRVGRGQHQSFCHLMLSSHDKPSQRLREIEKSQDGFYLAEVDLKLRGPGEIYGRAQHGALNLKIASLSDTPLIARAQMEAERFVKEGQDLLQYNHLARAVSRYQRLTTLN, encoded by the coding sequence ATGAAACTAACCACCCCCCTCGCACACATCAAAGGCGTCGGTCCCAAAACCGCCCAGGCGCTGGCGGCGGCGGGTCTAGAGACGGTGGCGGATGCCCTAGATTTTTTGCCGCGGGCGTACGATGATTATTCGGCGGCGGTCAATATCGCTGATCTTCAGCCAGGCAAGGTGACGGTGCGGGCGCGCTGCGAGTCGATTTCCACGCGGATTGCTCGCCGGGGTCTGAGGATCACCACGGCGGTGCTAGCGGATGATTCTGGCAAGGTCAAGGCCGTTTGGTTCAATCAGCCCTACCGCGAATCGCAGCTGAGATCCGACACTGGGTTTATGTTCTCCGGCCAATTTGGCATGCAGTATAACAGCTATCAGATCAGCAATCCCTCTGTTGAACTCGCCAAACAAACCGATACATCCGACGCCCAGCACGCGTCGGGTATTCATCCGGTCTATAAATCCATCAAAAATCTCCGCCCTAAAACCGTGCAGGATGTGCTGAAACATCTGCGTCCTATCATGGAATTTTTGCCCGAGACGCTGCCGGAGTACATCGTCCGGCGGCAAAAATTAGTCAGCCGTGCGGAAGCTGTTAAGTTCCTCCATGCGCCAAACAATCATCAGGAGATTACCCGCGGTCGTGAGCGGCTGGCGTTTGAAGAACTCTTTGAAATGATCTTGGCAGCGCAGTTAAATAAACAGGAGCAAACCAAGTTGACTGGCTGGCGCATCCCGTTCAATCAGCCGGTCGTCAAGCAATTTGTTGAGCAATTACCATTTCCCCTGACCAACGCGCAGCGCCGCGCCGCCTGGCAGATTTTGCAAGATTTGGAGTCCGAACATCCGATGAACCGCTTGTTGCAGGGTGATGTCGGCTCGGGTAAAACAGCGGTCGCTGGGCTGGTGGCGGCTGAGGTGGCGCAGGCTGGTTTTCAGACGGCCATCATGGCACCGACGGAGATTTTGGCGGCTCAGCACGCCAAAACGCTGGATGAATTATTGTCGCCGTTTGGTGTATCGGTGGCGCTGCTGACGGGACACGTCAAAGGTGCAGCGCGGCGGCAACTGCTGGATAATTTAGCGAATGGCAACATCAACGTGGTGGTCGGCACACACGCGCTAATTCAGGAAAAAGTGGCGTACCATAAATTGGGATTTGTGGTAATTGACGAGCAGCATCGGTTTGGCGTCAAGCAGCGGCAGGCCTTACTGCAAAAGGCAGACTACATGCCGCATCTCCTCAGCATGACCGCTACGCCGATCCCGCGGAGCTTGGCGCTGACGTTGTATGGTGAACTGGATATCTCGATTTTGGACGAGCTGCCAGCTGGGCGCCAGCCGATTGAAACGAAAATTTGGTCGCCAGCTTCAGCGCCAAAACTCTACGAAACTATTGATGCAGAAATTGCCAAAGGTCGCCAAGCCTATGTCATCTGCCCGTTGATCGACGATAATCCCGACAATGACAAAAAATCGGTCGAGGCGGAATATCACAAATTAGCAAAAACGATGTTTCGTCATCGCCATGTTGGGCTGCTACACGGTAAATTGCCACCGGAGGAAAAAGCGACGGTCATGCAGCAGTTCGCCGACGGCGAGCTGGATATGCTGGTGAGTACCACAGTCGTGGAAGTTGGCGTCAACGTGCCGAACGCTACGGTCATGCTCATCGAAAATGCCGATCACTTTGGGCTCAGTCAGCTTCATCAGCTGCGCGGGCGGGTTGGGCGCGGCCAGCACCAGAGTTTTTGCCATTTGATGCTGTCGAGCCATGACAAGCCAAGTCAGCGCCTCAGGGAAATTGAGAAGTCACAAGACGGCTTTTATCTGGCGGAAGTTGACTTGAAACTACGCGGCCCTGGCGAGATTTACGGACGAGCGCAGCATGGCGCATTGAACCTAAAAATTGCCTCGCTGAGCGACACACCGCTGATTGCCCGTGCACAGATGGAGGCCGAGCGCTTTGTCAAAGAGGGACAGGATTTGCTACAATATAACCATCTGGCGCGTGCCGTCAGTCGCTATCAGCGATTAACGACGCTAAATTAG
- a CDS encoding HAD-IIB family hydrolase: MKKIIGFDLDDTLAITKSPISDRMADILGRLLENYEMCVITGGTFHQIKKQVIDRLDVRPELLQKFHAMPTCGTRYYRFDAADGEWKVQYANDLSDEQKTQITAVLEEVAREMGIWCDNPAGEIIEDRHSQITMSALGQQATPEDKYAWAEKYKDVRPVYRDKVAAKLPNLEVRIGGTTSTDITLPGIDKAYGIGKLLELNGWSKEEALFFGDKLQEGGNDFPVKQMGVDSIEVKGWEDTAYALEGINAVS; this comes from the coding sequence ATGAAAAAAATTATCGGGTTTGATCTGGATGATACACTAGCCATTACCAAGTCACCAATTAGCGATCGTATGGCGGATATCCTTGGTCGGTTGCTTGAAAACTATGAGATGTGTGTCATCACGGGCGGCACATTCCACCAGATTAAAAAGCAAGTGATTGATCGACTTGATGTTCGGCCTGAGCTACTCCAAAAATTCCATGCAATGCCGACATGCGGTACGAGGTATTATCGATTTGACGCTGCTGATGGTGAGTGGAAGGTTCAGTACGCGAACGATCTGTCTGATGAGCAAAAAACTCAGATAACTGCGGTACTGGAGGAGGTTGCCAGGGAGATGGGTATTTGGTGTGATAATCCTGCGGGTGAGATTATCGAGGATCGCCACAGCCAGATTACCATGTCGGCGCTGGGACAACAGGCAACCCCAGAGGATAAATATGCCTGGGCAGAAAAGTATAAAGATGTCCGTCCGGTATATCGTGACAAGGTGGCGGCGAAACTGCCAAATCTCGAAGTTAGGATTGGTGGTACGACCAGTACTGACATTACGCTGCCAGGAATTGATAAAGCCTATGGCATTGGTAAGCTGCTCGAGCTGAACGGCTGGTCAAAGGAAGAGGCACTATTCTTTGGTGACAAGCTACAGGAAGGCGGTAATGATTTTCCAGTTAAGCAAATGGGTGTTGACTCGATTGAAGTGAAGGGCTGGGAAGACACCGCCTACGCGCTGGAAGGCATCAACGCCGTTTCGTAG
- a CDS encoding tyrosine--tRNA ligase produces MQLSEELKWRGFWNQATFTDDERIDSGNFTLYLGTDPSADSLHVGHLAVYMMVRHFLERGHKVFLLVGGGTGMIGDMRDTEERSLLSYAEIEHNKRALKAQVSQIFAGRDFTLVDNADWLGNLELLPFLRDIGKNFNMAELTTREFFKARIANGKGLSFAEFTYTLLQGYDFWHLFKHHGVNLQIGGSDQWGNLVSGVELIRKKENAEVYAMTAPLLINKSTGRKFGKSEGGAVWLDENKTSVYKFYQFWLNVDDESAIEYMKIFTMLDRDTIEAIAENHAVNPGARSAQKVLAREVTDIVHGVNRRESVERVTEVLFGGGDFRQLSDDDLDALAQEIPRVDVGVGVIEALVVSGAVSSNGEARRLLKSGAISLNGERLANDQAINSQSLLKKGKNTFILVAENMEGEE; encoded by the coding sequence ATGCAATTATCAGAGGAGCTAAAGTGGCGCGGGTTTTGGAATCAAGCGACATTCACCGATGATGAGCGTATTGATTCGGGAAATTTTACGCTCTATTTGGGGACAGATCCGTCGGCTGACAGTTTGCACGTCGGGCATTTGGCGGTCTATATGATGGTGCGGCATTTTTTGGAGCGCGGTCACAAAGTATTCTTGCTGGTTGGTGGCGGCACGGGCATGATTGGTGATATGCGCGACACCGAGGAGCGGAGCCTGCTGTCGTATGCGGAAATTGAGCACAACAAGCGAGCGTTGAAGGCGCAGGTGTCACAAATTTTTGCGGGACGCGATTTTACTCTGGTGGACAATGCGGATTGGCTGGGCAATTTGGAATTGTTGCCATTCCTCCGCGACATTGGCAAGAATTTTAACATGGCAGAGTTAACGACGCGGGAATTTTTTAAGGCGCGTATCGCTAATGGCAAGGGGCTGAGTTTTGCGGAGTTTACCTACACCTTGCTGCAGGGCTATGATTTCTGGCATTTGTTCAAACACCACGGTGTCAATTTACAAATCGGCGGTTCTGATCAGTGGGGTAATTTGGTTTCAGGTGTGGAATTGATTCGTAAAAAAGAAAATGCCGAAGTTTACGCCATGACCGCGCCGTTACTCATCAACAAATCAACTGGGCGCAAATTTGGCAAATCCGAAGGTGGCGCCGTGTGGCTGGATGAAAACAAAACCAGCGTCTATAAATTCTATCAATTCTGGCTGAACGTTGATGACGAAAGCGCCATCGAGTACATGAAGATCTTTACTATGCTCGATCGCGACACCATTGAGGCCATCGCTGAAAACCATGCGGTTAACCCAGGTGCACGCTCAGCCCAGAAAGTCTTGGCGCGCGAAGTTACCGATATCGTCCACGGCGTTAATCGGCGCGAATCAGTGGAGCGGGTGACGGAGGTGTTGTTTGGTGGCGGTGATTTCCGGCAATTGTCAGACGATGACCTGGACGCTCTGGCTCAGGAAATTCCGCGCGTTGATGTCGGCGTCGGCGTCATCGAAGCATTGGTAGTCTCTGGCGCGGTCAGCTCCAACGGTGAGGCCAGGCGCCTCCTCAAATCTGGCGCCATCAGCCTCAACGGCGAAAGACTGGCTAATGACCAAGCCATCAACAGTCAATCTTTGTTGAAAAAAGGTAAAAATACGTTTATTCTAGTTGCAGAAAATATGGAAGGAGAGGAATAA